DNA sequence from the Deltaproteobacteria bacterium genome:
CGCTGGTTCAGGGACAAATACTGCCACAAGCACGACATCGCCATGGACGCAAGGTCCGGGGCCTGTCCACACTTCGAGCATGACTAGGGGTCAGACATGACCGACGACCCGTCAATGGATTCCCACATTCAAGCCTGCCGGGGTCGGGTGCTTTTGCTGTGCGCCTATCTGGCCAGCGCGGAGCAGCCGCCCTTGTCCCTGGTCGAATCACTGACCACGGGCCGATGCCAAGGCTTTTTGCGAATGCACCATCTAAGCGACTTGAGAGGTTTCACCATGTCCCGACCTAAAGAATATCGAAAAGACCGTCCGACCAACGAACCGTCCAGGCCCAACTTGAAGGGCGAAATCATAAGCGTCTGCCTGGACCTGTTAGGCATCCTTGACGCCGAGGAAATCGACAGACGCCAGGGGCGGGCAAAAATCAACGAACTGCTGGCAATCGCACGGGAGGTGGGCCGATGAAGTCCGACGAACTGCGATCCCTGGCCAACGATCTGCGAGCCGTTGCCCTGTGTCTGACCGGACCAGGTGCGCCCGAGACCAAGGTCGCCGCGCCTGGCGTTATTCTCCGGGTGGTCGAGGTCCTGGACCAAGAGGCTAGGCGCCAACGACGACCATGGTGGAGGAGATTATGGACAAGATAACCCATTTCTGCCCGCCTGCTGTCAGGCCATTTGATGAAGTTTTCGCGACTGGCCTTTGCCCGTTCTGCATGGCTGAAGCAGTCCGAACCGACCGAACAATGAAACCCTATCGGTCAATGGTCTGCACGGCCTGCGGCCAACGCTGGACGACTGTTTCCGTCAATCTCATCTGGCGTGATTGTTTCGAGCAGGCCCATGTCATCGAAGAAATCCGAGGCCAGTTATCCAAACTTGCTACATAAAGCGCCAATACTGGATTGCCGTTCGGGATGGTTCTGCTATTATGGGAACCATCTTGAACGTCAACCGGGAGAAATCATCCATGGATAGAAAAACATTTATGCACGAACTTGCACGAACACAACCCGAAAGCGAAGTTGCCTCGCGTGCGCCTGTTGACGATGCACGCGCCGGATTGATTGCCGGGGCATTGAACTCCAGAGGGACCGACGCCAGTTCTGGCGCCTGGGGCGAAACCCTGCGTGGTGCTTTGGTGGCCTTGGGCCTGCGCCATGAGGACGTCGAACGAAGTGACATCAAGTTGTTTCGGCGCGCAATGTCATCGGCTACATTTCAAGCCGCTTTGGCATCATCCGTTCAAAATTTCGTAGTAAAGCCGGGAGTCATCAGGGGCGCCTGGTCTGCACTATGTCGCGAACAAGAAATGCCCGACTTCAAAGAGCAGGAAATTTACCTGCCGAGCTTTCCGGCCCTGTTTTTGAAACCCGAAGGCCATGAAATCCAAGAATCGGACGCCGTGTCAGAAAAGACATCGGCCAGCATGAAATCATGGGCGAGGGTCTATTCGCTTATTTTCGCCGGGGACAGCATGGACGTTTTGAGCCTGCCCGCCATCGGTCAAGGCATCGCATCGGCTGTCAACGCGACCATCAACGCCAGGCTGGCCACGGTCCTTGAATCTGCCGACCTGGCAGAGACATCCGGGTCCATGGACGCCACGGGCCTGGGGGCGGGCTTTCAGTCTCTACGCGACCAGACCGACCAGGCCGGTAATGATCTGGGCCTTGTCCCTGCCGCTATCGTCGTCCCATCGACCTCCGAGGTGGCGGCCCGAACTCTCATGGCTGGCTGGCCTGGGGCGCCCAAGGTGGTGGTCCTGCCCGGCCTGGCTGCCGGATCTTTCTACGTCGCTTCCGACCCGCTCCAGCAGGCCAGCTTTGCCATTCTGACCATGGGCGACTTGACTCCGGAAATTTCAACGAGGCTGGATTTCAGAACGGACATCCTGAAAATCAAGGTAATAACTCATTTTGAGATTGCCCAGACATCCGTCAAGGGCGTGGTGCGGGTGAACGCATGAACTTGAAATCACTCTCAACCGACGAACTGCTCAACCTGGCCAGCAGAGCCACCAGGGCCGACGACATCAACCGCCTTTTGGCGGGCCGGTCAAGTAAGGTGTCAACGAGCATCCGCTCGTTCTCATAAAGGCCGCACTGAGCCATGGATCAGTGCAAAACTGTCTTCTCTAGGACAGTTCTCCGCCAGGAGGCCCGCCGCAAGGTGGGCCTTTTGGTTTTTTGCGCGGGGTCCTCCTGGGGAATATCGCTATCTCGGGTCAAAGAGCGCGCGACATTCCGCTAGGTATAATTTTTTTTCAACGGTTCCATGCGCATAATGCGCAATAGCCAAAAGGCCGTTGCTGACGGCCTGACGCTCTGATACAGCCACGGAACGCCTTTTGTCGTGGTTTTGTATTCCGACCATGTTTTCATGGTCGGAAATTGCGTATAGATTTTTTCGATGGAAAGCATTGATTTTATGCGCATGATTACCATTTCAATTTTCACCACAAGATTGGCGTGCTTTCCGCGCGTTCTATGACCCGACAGAGCCACAGGTCGCCGGAGGACCCGAAGAAATTTCTGCCCATCTGCATCTGGTCGTCCTGGCCGGTCCCACATCTCAAAAAAGTGGGACAGGAGTGGGACAGAAATTTCAGAAACAAAAAAGCCCTTACTGCTTTTCGCTGTAAGGGCTTGATTTTTCTGGTGGGCCACCAAGGAATCGAACCTTGAACCTCCGGATTAAGAGTCCGCTGCTCTGCCAATTGAGCTAGTGGCCCGAAGTTGCGCCTTTGGTGCCGCGCAACGTGGTTGGCTACCTATTGAACTCTGATATGCGTGTCAAGGGTCAAAAAGGGCTTGCGGAATTTTTCGGCTGGATACAGAAGAAGGGCCATGCAGCGACTGACAATCATTATAGCAACCCTAGTGCTCGTTTTCGGCTGGGCTTTGGGTTTGCAGGCCGAGGTCGATCTGGCCCGGCCCGACGAGATGCCCGAGGTGGAAATCCCGGTCTCCTTGGCTCTGGAAGTGTTTCGGATGGACCCTGTTCCAGAGTCTGGGCCGCCCATCGTGGCTGTGTTGTGGATCGATCCGGATTCTGGGTGGCACACCTACGCCAACGATCCCGGACCCGGAGGGTTTCCCACTGTGGTCACGGCCAGGCTGGAGCCCGACGGCCTGGATATCGTTCCGATCTATCCATCTGGACAGAGAAAGCCGGAAGTCTACGATTCTTCCATCCTGTCCAATGTTTTCGAGGGGCGCACTCCGGTTTTCCTGCCGATACCCGTTGTCCCGGAGGACGGGATCGAGCTCCGAGCTCAAATCCGCATGCTCATGTGCACCTCCACGACCTGCCTGCCGGTGGAGGAGGAGGTCGCCCTCAATTTGGGTCAGCCATATTTTTCTCTGGCCGTGGCCCAGGGCCAGGATTGGTGGCCAGTGTGGGAGCGGTCGGCACCGGGCGTCGAGAAGAGGCCTGACGGATTCTCCGAAACGGATGCCCCCCGGGAAACGATAGACCCGACGGCCCTGAATATCGAACCCAGGTTTTTTTCTCCCGGGCTGGAGGTCCGCTCCATGGGCAAGGCGGCCGTCTTCGCCTTTCTTGCCGGACTGATCCTCAACTTCATGCCCTGCGTCCTGCCGGTCATTACCCTCAAATTGAGGTCCTTCATTCCTGTTGTCGAAGGAAGCCAAACCCGGCAGATGCGTTCCTTTCGGGAACACAATCTATTTTTCGCCTTGGGTATGCTCATATACTTCATCATTTTGGCCGTGGTCATCGCCATGACCGGGATGGCCTGGGGAGAGATTTTCCAGCAGCCGGTGGCCATTCTCGTCCTGGCGGCGGTCATATTTGCCCTGGGGCTGAGCCTGTTCGGAGTCTACAATCTGCCGATCATCGATCTGAAGGCCGGGGCATCGCATCATCCTCGGATCGAATCCCTGTTCACCGGCATGTTGGCCACGATTCTGGCCACTCCGTGCAGCGGTCCCTTTCTTGGAGGGGTGTTGGCCTGGGCACTGATTCAGCCCCCAACGGTCATTGCCACGGTTCTTTTCTGCATAGGCCTGGGCATGGCCAGCCCGTACATGACCATGGCCGTTTTTCCGGGCATGTACCGGTTCCTGCCCCGCCCCGGCAACTGGACCGTCCATCTGGAACGTATCCTCGGGTTCGTGCTCATGGCCACCTGTGTCTATCTGGTGGGCCTTTTGCCTTCCGAAGACATCGTCGAGGTTTTGATCCTCTTTCTGGCCATCGCCTTGGGGGCCTGGATGTGGGGCAATTGGACCTCTCTGGCGCAGAGCGCTTTCAAACGGTGGACCATTCGGGGGGCGGCCTTGCTCATGGTCGTCCTGACGGTTTTCGTGCTTTTCCGGCCTGAACCCATGGGCCAGGCCTGGAGGCCGTTCACGACCCAGGAGTTTCTCGATCGCCTTGGCCGGGAACGGATTGTCCTGGATTTCACGGCCGACTGGTGCCCCAACTGCAAGTTTTTGGAAAAGGCCGTGTTGACTCCCGGTCGACGGGCGGAATGGGAAAGGCGCTACGGAGCGATTTTTTATCAGATCGATCTGACCCGGGAAAACGACGCGGGATCGGAGCTGCTGGCCATGCTCGGCAGCCGTAGCATTCCGGTGGTGGCCCTTTTCTCCGAGGACCGTCCGAAGTCCCCCCTTGTACTTCGGGACCTGTTTACCACCGGCCAGATAGAAGAGGCCCTGGCCGCGGAGTTTGGGCCCAAGGCTCAGTCGGGTCGCAGGGAGTAGTCCATGTTCCGGCGTCGGGGGGTGAACCCGGCCCGGGAGATCAGGCGTTTGAGCTCGTCTTCGGCCAGACGGAATCGGACCCCTGCAGCGGCGACGACGTTCTCCTCGATCATGGTCGAGCCGAAGTCGTTGGCCCCCCAGATGAGGGCCAGCTGGCCGATCATGGGTCCTTGGGTGACCCAGGAGGCCTGGATGTTGGGAATGTTGTGGAGAAAGAGGCGGGAAAGAGCCAGAAATTTGAGATACTCCGCGGAAGAGGCCTCGGGATGGTCGATGCGGGTGTTGTTCGGCTGAAACGTCCAGGGAATGAAGGCCGTGAAGCCGCCTGTGTCCTCCTGCAGGGAGCGGATGCGCTCCAGGTGTTCAAGCCGTTCTTCGATGGTTTCGCCATGGCCGAACATCATGGTCGCCGTGGTCTTGAGGCCAAGACCGTGGGTGGCGCGCATGACTTCCAGCCAGGCCGAGGTCGAGCATTTGTTGGGGGAAACCCGGTTTCTGACAGCGTCGACTAGGATTTCCGCCCCTCCGCCGGGAATGGAGTTTAGCCCGGCATGGCGCAGTCGGTCGATTATATCGACTGGAGACAACCCTGTTTTTCGGGCCAGGAAGTGGATTTCCGGGGGCGAAAAAGCGTGGATGGCCACTTCGGGAAAGGCTTCCTTGATGGACCGGAGCATATCCGTGTAGAAACCGAGGTCGAGATCGGGGTGCATCCCACCCTGGAGCAGGATCTGGTACCCGCCGAGTTCGACGGTTTCGCCGACCTTGGCCAGGAGTTGCTCCCGGGAGAGAACATAGGCCTCGGGATGGCCTTGGGGGCGGAAAAAGGCGCAGAACCGGCATTCCGAGACGCAGATATTGGTGTAGTTAATGTTTCTGTCGACGATATAGGTCGCGATGGGTTCCGGATGCAGGGCCGTGCGCTTGGCATGGGCCAAGCGACCGAGTTCGAACACGTTGGAGGATCGCCAAAGATCCAGAGCCTGGGAGACGGTTATGGTGTCGTTCATGGATGTGAATAGGGAGAAAGGTTTGGAATTCGGACCACAGTTTGTGAAGAATGAGGAACTAGCCGCCCTCCTCAGGGAGGTCAAGACAGTGGCCGTACTCGGAGCCAAGGACAAGCCGAGTCAGGCGGTGGACAGGGTCGGCCGGTATCTGTTGGACCATGGGTTCACGGTCGTTCCCGTGCACCCGGTGCGCACAATGGTCTGGGGCCTGGAGGCCTACCCCAGTCTTGGAGAGGTGCCCGGGCCCATTGATCTGGTCGACGCCTTCCGGGCCGCGGTCCACTGCCCGGGCCACGTGCGGGAGGCCCTGGCCCTGGCCGTCAGGCCCCGTATCTTCTGGGTTCAGTCGGGCATCATAAGTCCCGAGGCAATGTCCTTAGCCAAGGAAGGCGGCATGGTCTATATTGAAGATCGATGTCTGATGGTCGAGCATGACCGGTTGCTTCGGGAGGGTTGGCTGTGAATGAACTCGAGAGGCTGGAGGCCGAACTGGAGGCGGTATTCGTCTGCCAGCGTTGCGGTGCTTGTTGCCTCGGCCAGGGCGGTATCGTCGTCGGCCTGGCCGAACAGGAACGCATCTGCGCCTTTCTCGGCCTTTCCCTGGTCGAGTTTCTGGAAACATATGCCGTGGAACGGCGGGGAAAAGTCGAGATCGCCGTCAACGACATGAATCAATGTGTTTTTTTCGGCCCTTCAGGATGTCTGATTCATCCCGCCAAACCCGATGTCTGCAGGGCCTGGCCCTTTTTTCGGGGCAATCTCATGGACCGCGACAGTTGGAAGATGGCCCAGGACGCCTGTCCCGGCTTGATCAGGACCGCGTCTTTCAAGGAGTTCTCCCGTCTTGGACTCCGCTACCTGCAGTGCAGGAAGTTGGTCCACGTTGGGCGGGACGAGGCCAACGCCCTGATCGTCAGGGACATCGAGGTCTCCTTCATGTCCGGAAACGGTGAAGAGGAATGAGTCTCGACCTTCGACGGGCCTATGAAGTTCTCGGGCTGAAACCCGGGTCCGGACGGGAGGAGGTCAAGAGCGCCTACCGGAGACGGGCCTTCAGTTTGCACCCCGATCTTCATCCTAATGATCCCGATGCCGGTCGAAAGTTTAACGAATTGAACCGGGCCTACGTAATCGTCAAGCATCATCTCCGGATCGGATCGAGTTCCCCGGGCAAAGACTCCCGCCGTGAGCCTTCCGGAGAGGCCAAATCGGGTTGGCGCAAGGCCGGCCCCGAGCATGGAGAGAAAAAGGCCGGATCCGAACGTCCGGCCGGATCGGCTCCCAACGGGAGTACCGCGGATCAGGAACGTGTCATGCGGGACATTCTGAACGATCCCTTTGCCCGGCAGGTCTTCGAGGACATTTTCCAGAAGATCAGGCGCGACGGTGGCCGTCCTCCGGTAGTTCCGGCTGTCGAGCGAAAAAGACTTCGCCTCGGCTTTCGGAACATGGGCGTTGATCTCGATCTGAGTGATGGCCTGTGGAGCGGCGTCAAGAATTGGTTTCACGGGCATCTGGACGATCATCAGACCGTTCAGCTCCCGCCCGGGAGTCTTTTGCCCGGGTCAACAGTCCATCTGACCCTACGATCTGCCCTTGGACAGCCCAGGACCATGAAGGTTGTCCTTCCACTCAATTACGTTGTCGGCCGGGAGGTCCGCCTCAAGGGCCAGGGTCGCCGCCTTGGACCCTGGAAGGGCGATCTCTACGTTCGTTTCCTGGCCAGATAGTCAGAAGATTTTGTCCAATATGAGGTGGGAGGCATACCCGGCCGTTCCAGCCAGAAAAAAAGGGAACACGGCCGTGGGTGGAGTGCCATAGAAGACGACCGGCAGGGAGGCCACGGCCAGGGGAACGCCTAGCATGGCCCAGCCCGAATGGGTCCAGCCCCGGTGACGCCCGACGGCCGGGAGCATGGCCAGGAACCCAAGGACCGCAGCCCACCGAAATTCTCCAAGTGCCATGAGCACCAGATCGACGGCGATCAGGACAGGGTAGAACAAGTTCTGCCCCTTGGAGTCCGTGTCCACATCCGGAAAAAGTCCCCCGAGCACTCCGGCCACGGCCAGACCAGCGGCTTCACCCGGCCCGGGGCGGAACATGTCCCCCCAGGCTAGGCCGACGCCCAAGGCTCCGGCCGCAGCCAGTCCGCCCAGGATGTGAGACCTGTATCCCGGCACCGCATGCAGCCTAGAACATTTCCTTCTCGTTTTCCTCGATGGTCTGCTCGATGGATCGGCGGAGCTCCTCCGGAAGCCCCATGATGTCGACGTTCAGAAAACCCCGGACGATGGTCGACGTGGCTTCATCCTCGTCTAGACCCCGGGCCATGAGGTACTCGATCTCTTCCTGGGCGATCTTGCCCACGGCCGCCTCGTGGGAGAGTTCCACGCCGGTGACCGAGCCTTCGAGTTCGGGGATGGCGTGGATGATGCCGTTGCCGAGGATGAGGCCCTTGCATTCGAGATGCCCCCTGGCAGGAACGGCGTTGCCGATGATGTGTCCCCGGGCGATAATCTTGCCGCCGGTGGTGATGGTTCTGGAGATGATCTCGCCCCTGGTTTCCGGGGCGTTGAGGACGATGCGATTGCCTGTGTCGATGTGCGATCCCTCAGGGGCGACGATGACCGAGTTGAACCTGCAGACGGCCCCTGCACCGTTCAGAAAGATGGTGGGATAGGAGGTCACCGATCCGACTTTCTTGAGCAGGATGTAGTTGTTCAGAAATACCCCGCCCTCCTCGACAATGCCCACGGTCTTCGGGCGGACCATGACCTGTTCGCCCCAGTTGTGGACCATGGTGAAGGTCAGCCGGCCGCCTTTCTTGATGTAGAATTCGGAGATGCCCAGGTGCAGGGCGGACTGGACCGATTCGGAGGTCGTGCATCCGGTGATGATGTGGACGTCCGAGTCTTCCTCGACGACGACGATGTTGTGGACGTTCTGGCCGACGTTCTCGCCTTTGATGAACAGGCAGGATTGGACGGGTTCGTCGATCTTGGCCCCCTTGGCCGTGCGGATGAAATAGCCCCCGTGAAGGTTCTGGTCGGCCCGGCGTGTGATCTCGTCCTGGTTCCGGTCGATGGCCCGCCAGTAGTATTCCGGGAGCCCGTCGTATTTTTTCAGGGCCTGTTTGATGCCCAGGATCTCAACTCCCTTTTGGCGGGAATGGCAATGGGCGTTGGAGTGATCGATGTGCAGGAAGGATCCGCTTCTTCCTTTTTCCTCGATATCCACTCCGGCCATGAGCAGGCGCCGGCGGTCTTCATCCGAGAGCTGTCGGAGGTCTTCCAGAGGAGCGCCGTCCCGGCCCGTGAATTGGAACTGGTCGAAGTCGAGTTTTGGATCGGCCTGTTCCCGGGGCCGCATTTTGGTCAATTCAGACATCTGATGCACTCCTTGTATCCGAACTTGCTGATATGATCGAGGATGTCCCTGGGCCGGGTCGGACGGTTGTCGCAGCAGAGAACGCCGTCGAACATGACCTGGCCCCGGTCGGCGTTGACATAGTCCAGGATGTATCCGGTATGGGTGATGATCAGGCCCGAAGTCTTGGGCCGAATGCGTCGGAGTTCCTTCATGCTCAGGCCGGGCTTGGGTTCCTGGTCTCCCTGCAAAAGCATGCGGGCCGTGTTGCCGATGAGGGCCATATTTTCCATGTCAACTCCGGACTCGGGCTCGTCGAACAGAACCATCTTGGGCTGTTGGGCCATGAGTTGCAGGAGTTCGGAGCGTTTGATTTCACCGCCGGAGAATCCGGAGTTGATGTCCCGGTCGAGGAATTTGTCGAAGTTGACCTGCCTGGCCATGCGTTCAACATCGACTTCCCGGTCCCGGGCGCACATCTCCACAAGATGCTTGGTTTTCAGCCCGTGGATGGTCGGGGGGCGTTGGAAGGACATGCCGATTCCCAGCCGGGCCCGCTCGTAGCTCGGCAGATCGGTGATGTCCTGATCCATGAAGATGATCCGTCCCTTGGTCACAACATACCCGCTGAATCCCATGATGGCCATGAGCAGGGTGGTTTTTCCAGATCCGTTGGGTCCGAAGAGAATGAAGGTTTCCCCGTCGTTGATCTCGAGATTGATGCCCTTGAGCACTTCCTTGTCGCCGATGCTCACGTGCAGGTTTTCCAATTTCAGCATGGCGCGTTCCTTAGCTGGGTTGAGGGTTGTTTCGGAGGTTCGTCAGATAAGACAGGGGCAGGCGAAAGTCCAGACGGCCCCTATGAAAATTGTCCAGTGGCGAAGAAGGAATCCAGCCGCGTTTTGAGGCGTCGTGAGATCCTGGCGCGCAACCGAACGAGAATGGCCGAAACCAGATCGGCGGCATGTTCAAGCCGTTCGAGATGCCCGGAGTTGTCGACGATCAGTCCGCAAGACTGGTACTTTGTCTTGGCCGAAAGATGCCATGATTCCATGGCCGCGATGACCTCCGGAGACCACCCTCGGGACTTCAACGCCGCCAATCGCTCGTTCTCCGGCCGAAACACTCCCAGAATCAGATCGAAGCGGTTTTTGTCCAGATGCCTGGACTCCGCGAGCAGGGGAATTTCGGCAAAGATCACCCGGTCCTTGGACCGGCTCGCAAGGTAGGTCTCCAGGCCGTGCGCCACCAGGGGATGGATCAGTCCCTCCACTTCCCGGCGCAGACCGGGCTCCTCGATCATGGCCTGGAAGAGCTTTTGACGGTCCACCTGGCCGTCGTGTTCCTCCAGAAATCGGGAACCATACGATCTTCTAAGCATCTCCCAACCGTCCCCGTCCTGGCGGTAGAGGTCCCGGACATGGTCGTCGGCACTCCAGACCCTTTCCCCCTTGGCAGCGAGGGCTGTGGCCAAAACGCTCTTCCCCGATCCAGG
Encoded proteins:
- a CDS encoding protein-disulfide reductase, which codes for MQRLTIIIATLVLVFGWALGLQAEVDLARPDEMPEVEIPVSLALEVFRMDPVPESGPPIVAVLWIDPDSGWHTYANDPGPGGFPTVVTARLEPDGLDIVPIYPSGQRKPEVYDSSILSNVFEGRTPVFLPIPVVPEDGIELRAQIRMLMCTSTTCLPVEEEVALNLGQPYFSLAVAQGQDWWPVWERSAPGVEKRPDGFSETDAPRETIDPTALNIEPRFFSPGLEVRSMGKAAVFAFLAGLILNFMPCVLPVITLKLRSFIPVVEGSQTRQMRSFREHNLFFALGMLIYFIILAVVIAMTGMAWGEIFQQPVAILVLAAVIFALGLSLFGVYNLPIIDLKAGASHHPRIESLFTGMLATILATPCSGPFLGGVLAWALIQPPTVIATVLFCIGLGMASPYMTMAVFPGMYRFLPRPGNWTVHLERILGFVLMATCVYLVGLLPSEDIVEVLILFLAIALGAWMWGNWTSLAQSAFKRWTIRGAALLMVVLTVFVLFRPEPMGQAWRPFTTQEFLDRLGRERIVLDFTADWCPNCKFLEKAVLTPGRRAEWERRYGAIFYQIDLTRENDAGSELLAMLGSRSIPVVALFSEDRPKSPLVLRDLFTTGQIEEALAAEFGPKAQSGRRE
- the mqnC gene encoding dehypoxanthine futalosine cyclase; its protein translation is MNDTITVSQALDLWRSSNVFELGRLAHAKRTALHPEPIATYIVDRNINYTNICVSECRFCAFFRPQGHPEAYVLSREQLLAKVGETVELGGYQILLQGGMHPDLDLGFYTDMLRSIKEAFPEVAIHAFSPPEIHFLARKTGLSPVDIIDRLRHAGLNSIPGGGAEILVDAVRNRVSPNKCSTSAWLEVMRATHGLGLKTTATMMFGHGETIEERLEHLERIRSLQEDTGGFTAFIPWTFQPNNTRIDHPEASSAEYLKFLALSRLFLHNIPNIQASWVTQGPMIGQLALIWGANDFGSTMIEENVVAAAGVRFRLAEDELKRLISRAGFTPRRRNMDYSLRPD
- a CDS encoding CoA-binding protein; translated protein: MDVNREKGLEFGPQFVKNEELAALLREVKTVAVLGAKDKPSQAVDRVGRYLLDHGFTVVPVHPVRTMVWGLEAYPSLGEVPGPIDLVDAFRAAVHCPGHVREALALAVRPRIFWVQSGIISPEAMSLAKEGGMVYIEDRCLMVEHDRLLREGWL
- a CDS encoding YkgJ family cysteine cluster protein; translation: MEAVFVCQRCGACCLGQGGIVVGLAEQERICAFLGLSLVEFLETYAVERRGKVEIAVNDMNQCVFFGPSGCLIHPAKPDVCRAWPFFRGNLMDRDSWKMAQDACPGLIRTASFKEFSRLGLRYLQCRKLVHVGRDEANALIVRDIEVSFMSGNGEEE
- a CDS encoding molecular chaperone DnaJ codes for the protein MSLDLRRAYEVLGLKPGSGREEVKSAYRRRAFSLHPDLHPNDPDAGRKFNELNRAYVIVKHHLRIGSSSPGKDSRREPSGEAKSGWRKAGPEHGEKKAGSERPAGSAPNGSTADQERVMRDILNDPFARQVFEDIFQKIRRDGGRPPVVPAVERKRLRLGFRNMGVDLDLSDGLWSGVKNWFHGHLDDHQTVQLPPGSLLPGSTVHLTLRSALGQPRTMKVVLPLNYVVGREVRLKGQGRRLGPWKGDLYVRFLAR
- a CDS encoding SufD family Fe-S cluster assembly protein, whose product is MRPREQADPKLDFDQFQFTGRDGAPLEDLRQLSDEDRRRLLMAGVDIEEKGRSGSFLHIDHSNAHCHSRQKGVEILGIKQALKKYDGLPEYYWRAIDRNQDEITRRADQNLHGGYFIRTAKGAKIDEPVQSCLFIKGENVGQNVHNIVVVEEDSDVHIITGCTTSESVQSALHLGISEFYIKKGGRLTFTMVHNWGEQVMVRPKTVGIVEEGGVFLNNYILLKKVGSVTSYPTIFLNGAGAVCRFNSVIVAPEGSHIDTGNRIVLNAPETRGEIISRTITTGGKIIARGHIIGNAVPARGHLECKGLILGNGIIHAIPELEGSVTGVELSHEAAVGKIAQEEIEYLMARGLDEDEATSTIVRGFLNVDIMGLPEELRRSIEQTIEENEKEMF
- a CDS encoding ABC transporter ATP-binding protein; amino-acid sequence: MLKLENLHVSIGDKEVLKGINLEINDGETFILFGPNGSGKTTLLMAIMGFSGYVVTKGRIIFMDQDITDLPSYERARLGIGMSFQRPPTIHGLKTKHLVEMCARDREVDVERMARQVNFDKFLDRDINSGFSGGEIKRSELLQLMAQQPKMVLFDEPESGVDMENMALIGNTARMLLQGDQEPKPGLSMKELRRIRPKTSGLIITHTGYILDYVNADRGQVMFDGVLCCDNRPTRPRDILDHISKFGYKECIRCLN